One segment of Sphingomonas qomolangmaensis DNA contains the following:
- a CDS encoding alpha/beta hydrolase translates to MRCSSLLPALLTPVLLLAGCAATPRAAMLEPPLAGTTFGSVKPAKVETLVIVVHDDTDTAPSHAGFAERAAAAIPDAAVVALLRPGYGSTGGIVSPGLRGAGNGDAYTAEIVRLLGETVAAHRQRYPRARTILVGDGGGAALVANLAGTRPRLVDGMLLVGCPCTLPEWRAMMAKARPGKGFNRPVESLDPLQTVGGIAVTTRTAIMVGENDRITPPRIAGTYAEALALRGIAIDFRRLPGRGHDILNDTETLQALARLARPVPSQVATR, encoded by the coding sequence ATGCGCTGCTCTAGCCTGCTCCCCGCCTTGCTCACCCCCGTGCTGCTGCTAGCCGGTTGCGCCGCCACGCCGCGCGCCGCGATGCTCGAACCGCCGCTTGCGGGCACGACCTTCGGCAGCGTCAAGCCCGCCAAGGTCGAGACGCTGGTGATCGTCGTCCATGACGATACCGACACCGCGCCGTCGCATGCCGGGTTCGCCGAGCGGGCGGCGGCGGCGATCCCCGATGCCGCGGTCGTCGCGCTGCTGCGTCCCGGCTATGGCAGCACCGGCGGGATTGTGTCGCCCGGGCTGCGCGGCGCGGGCAATGGCGATGCCTATACCGCCGAGATCGTCCGGCTGCTCGGCGAAACCGTCGCCGCGCACCGCCAGCGTTATCCGCGCGCGCGCACCATTTTGGTCGGCGACGGCGGCGGCGCGGCGCTGGTCGCCAACCTTGCGGGCACCCGGCCCAGGCTCGTCGACGGGATGCTGCTCGTCGGCTGCCCCTGCACCCTGCCCGAATGGCGCGCGATGATGGCGAAAGCCAGGCCCGGCAAGGGGTTCAACCGCCCGGTCGAGAGCCTCGATCCGCTGCAGACCGTCGGCGGGATCGCGGTGACGACGCGTACCGCGATCATGGTGGGGGAGAATGACCGGATCACCCCGCCGCGGATCGCGGGCACCTATGCCGAGGCGCTGGCGCTGCGCGGGATCGCGATCGACTTTCGCCGGCTGCCGGGGCGCGGCCACGACATTTTGAACGATACCGAGACGCTGCAGGCGCTTGCCCGCCTCGCGCGACCGGTGCCAAGCCAGGTAGCGACCCGATGA
- the rpsT gene encoding 30S ribosomal protein S20 has protein sequence MANTPQAKKRIRRNERRAEINGARVSRIRTFVKKAEAALESGDKVAATAAMAAMQPELARGVAKGVMHRNTASRKFSRLTKRLSALA, from the coding sequence ATGGCGAATACGCCACAGGCGAAAAAGCGTATCCGGCGCAACGAGCGTCGCGCAGAAATCAACGGTGCGAGGGTAAGCCGCATCCGCACCTTCGTAAAGAAGGCCGAAGCAGCCCTCGAATCGGGCGACAAGGTTGCCGCCACCGCAGCGATGGCAGCGATGCAGCCCGAACTGGCGCGCGGTGTCGCCAAGGGCGTCATGCATCGCAACACCGCTTCGCGGAAATTCTCGCGCTTGACCAAGCGACTGAGCGCGCTCGCCTAA
- the galU gene encoding UTP--glucose-1-phosphate uridylyltransferase GalU, with the protein MAQKPLRKAVFPVGGLGTRFLPATKAIPKEMMPVVDRPLIQYAVDEAIEAGIEQMIFVTGRGKSAIEDHFDIAYELEATMKARGKSLDILDATRLTPGNVAYVRQQEPMGLGHAVWCARDIVGDEPFAIFLADELMVGQPGCMKQMVDAYNRVGGNVVCGYEVPDDETDRYGIVEPGAVDGQLVEVKSLVEKPKLGTAPSNLMIPGRYILQPEVMRILETQEAGAGNEIQLTDAMAQLIGKQPFHAFKFGGDRYDCGDKAGYIQANLALAVARDDIGPKVRAFAQQLLD; encoded by the coding sequence TTTCTTCCGGCGACCAAGGCGATCCCCAAGGAGATGATGCCCGTCGTCGATCGCCCGCTGATCCAATATGCCGTCGACGAAGCGATCGAGGCGGGGATCGAGCAGATGATCTTCGTCACCGGGCGCGGCAAGTCGGCGATCGAGGATCATTTCGACATCGCCTATGAGCTCGAAGCGACGATGAAGGCGCGCGGCAAGTCGCTCGACATTCTCGACGCGACGCGGCTCACGCCGGGCAATGTCGCCTATGTCCGCCAGCAGGAGCCGATGGGGCTCGGCCATGCGGTGTGGTGCGCGCGCGATATCGTCGGCGACGAGCCCTTCGCGATCTTCCTGGCCGACGAGCTGATGGTGGGCCAGCCGGGCTGCATGAAGCAGATGGTCGATGCCTATAATCGCGTCGGCGGCAACGTCGTGTGCGGCTATGAAGTGCCCGACGACGAGACCGATCGCTATGGCATCGTCGAACCCGGCGCGGTCGATGGCCAGCTGGTCGAGGTCAAGAGCCTGGTCGAAAAGCCCAAGCTGGGCACCGCGCCGTCCAACCTGATGATCCCCGGTCGCTACATCCTGCAGCCCGAGGTGATGCGCATCCTCGAGACGCAGGAGGCCGGCGCGGGCAACGAGATCCAGCTGACCGATGCGATGGCGCAGCTGATCGGCAAGCAGCCGTTCCACGCCTTCAAGTTCGGCGGCGATCGCTATGATTGCGGCGACAAGGCGGGCTATATCCAGGCCAATCTGGCGCTGGCAGTGGCACGCGACGACATCGGCCCCAAGGTCCGCGCCTTCGCGCAGCAGCTGCTGGACTAA
- a CDS encoding class I SAM-dependent methyltransferase translates to MTDTVSFGYEEIAATAKTARVGEVFTNVAGKYDAMNDAMSAGMHRVWKDVFVRRVKPRAGETILDMAGGTGDIAFRMVESDAAITVADINPAMLDVGIARAAKRDISGLVWTEANAETLRFPDRFFDAYTIAFGIRNVTDIPKALREAHRVLKRGGRFYCLEFSTTLWPGFAEVYDAYSHRLVPKLGKLIANDEDSYRYLIESIRRFPDMARFEAMIGEAGFVQTKVEPMLGGLVAIHSGWKI, encoded by the coding sequence ATGACCGACACCGTCTCCTTCGGCTACGAAGAAATCGCAGCGACCGCCAAGACCGCCCGCGTCGGCGAGGTCTTCACCAATGTCGCCGGCAAATATGACGCGATGAACGACGCCATGTCGGCGGGCATGCATCGCGTGTGGAAGGACGTGTTCGTCCGCCGCGTGAAGCCGCGCGCGGGCGAGACGATCCTCGACATGGCGGGCGGCACCGGCGACATCGCCTTTCGCATGGTCGAATCGGATGCGGCGATCACGGTTGCCGACATCAACCCGGCGATGCTCGACGTCGGCATCGCGCGCGCCGCCAAGCGCGACATTTCGGGCTTGGTGTGGACCGAGGCGAATGCCGAGACGCTGCGCTTCCCCGATCGCTTCTTCGACGCCTATACGATCGCCTTCGGCATCCGCAACGTGACCGACATCCCCAAGGCATTGCGCGAGGCGCACCGCGTGCTCAAGCGCGGCGGGCGCTTCTATTGCCTCGAATTCTCGACGACGTTGTGGCCGGGCTTTGCCGAGGTGTACGACGCCTATTCGCACCGGCTGGTGCCAAAGCTCGGCAAGCTGATCGCCAATGACGAGGACAGCTATCGCTACCTGATCGAATCGATCCGCCGCTTTCCCGACATGGCGCGCTTCGAGGCAATGATCGGCGAAGCGGGCTTCGTCCAGACCAAGGTCGAGCCGATGCTGGGCGGGCTGGTGGCGATCCACAGCGGCTGGAAGATTTGA
- the ubiB gene encoding 2-polyprenylphenol 6-hydroxylase translates to MTAPAIHLLRLLKWGRILARHGALTGIERNPNTPPALRRLCRVARIGARVPKVPAYADAFQAIGPAAIKLGQTLATRPDLVGDVAAHDLLRLQDALPPVPYSVICEAMKASFGKPLESLFLDIDETPIGAASIAQVHRATTTDGRRVAIKVIRPGVETEFVRAIETYEWAAAQIEQMGGELARLRPRLTIDQFKRWTLRELDLRREAASASELKNNMQAQPDFMVPEIDWQRTTGKVMTLEWIDGIKLSDKQALLAAGHDLSALSQTLVKAFLRQAIAEGFFHADMHQGNLFALADGRIAAIDFGIMGRIDRRARVWLAEILYGLITGNYTRVAEIHFEAGYVPAHHNMAEFATALRAVGEPVRGVATKDMSVGMMLDSLFNITREFDMQTQPHLLLLQKTMVMVEGVATSLDPDVNLWDVGAPFIGEWIRTELGPEAALADRLMLDLKTFARLPDLIRNIELRYPAPGGAPPAPPLRDIQIVRVGGGWRYVLVAAAGLALGAGAMFAIG, encoded by the coding sequence TTGACTGCGCCTGCCATCCATCTGCTGCGGCTGCTGAAATGGGGTCGCATCCTGGCGCGTCATGGCGCGCTGACCGGGATCGAGCGCAACCCCAACACCCCGCCGGCGCTTCGCCGGCTGTGCCGGGTAGCGCGGATCGGCGCGCGGGTGCCCAAAGTGCCGGCTTATGCCGACGCGTTCCAGGCGATCGGCCCCGCTGCGATCAAGCTGGGGCAGACGCTCGCGACCCGCCCCGACCTGGTCGGCGACGTCGCCGCGCACGACCTGCTTCGCTTGCAGGACGCGCTGCCGCCGGTGCCCTATTCGGTGATCTGCGAGGCGATGAAGGCGAGCTTCGGGAAGCCGCTCGAATCGCTGTTCCTCGATATCGACGAGACGCCGATCGGCGCCGCATCGATCGCGCAGGTTCATCGCGCGACCACCACCGACGGCCGCCGCGTGGCGATCAAGGTCATCCGCCCCGGCGTCGAGACCGAGTTCGTCCGCGCGATCGAAACCTATGAATGGGCGGCGGCGCAGATCGAGCAGATGGGCGGCGAGCTCGCCAGGCTTCGCCCGCGGCTGACGATCGACCAGTTCAAGCGCTGGACGCTGCGCGAGCTCGACCTGCGGCGCGAGGCGGCCTCGGCCTCCGAGCTCAAGAACAACATGCAGGCGCAGCCCGATTTCATGGTGCCCGAAATCGATTGGCAGCGCACCACCGGCAAGGTGATGACGCTCGAATGGATCGACGGCATCAAGCTGTCGGACAAGCAGGCGCTGCTCGCCGCCGGGCACGACCTGTCGGCGCTGTCGCAGACGCTCGTGAAGGCGTTCCTGCGCCAGGCGATCGCCGAGGGCTTCTTCCACGCCGACATGCACCAGGGCAATTTGTTCGCGCTGGCCGACGGCCGGATCGCCGCGATCGATTTCGGCATCATGGGGCGGATCGACCGGCGCGCGCGCGTCTGGCTCGCCGAGATCCTGTACGGTCTGATCACCGGCAACTACACGCGCGTCGCCGAGATCCATTTCGAGGCGGGATACGTCCCCGCGCATCACAATATGGCCGAGTTCGCGACCGCCTTGCGTGCGGTCGGCGAGCCGGTGCGCGGGGTGGCGACCAAGGACATGTCGGTCGGCATGATGCTCGACAGCCTGTTCAACATCACCCGCGAATTCGACATGCAGACCCAGCCGCATCTGCTGCTGCTGCAAAAGACGATGGTGATGGTCGAGGGCGTCGCGACCAGCCTCGATCCCGACGTCAACCTGTGGGACGTCGGCGCGCCCTTCATCGGCGAATGGATCCGCACCGAATTGGGGCCCGAGGCGGCGCTCGCCGACCGGCTGATGCTCGACCTCAAGACCTTCGCGCGGCTGCCCGATCTCATCCGCAACATCGAGCTTCGCTATCCCGCGCCGGGCGGCGCGCCGCCTGCCCCGCCGCTGCGCGACATCCAGATCGTCCGCGTCGGCGGCGGCTGGCGCTATGTGCTGGTGGCCGCCGCAGGGCTCGCGCTGGGCGCGGGCGCGATGTTCGCGATCGGATGA
- a CDS encoding HesA/MoeB/ThiF family protein, which translates to MTLTDQQLDRYARHIILREIGGGGQIRLLAAHVVVIGAGGIGSPALQYLAAAGIGRLTIIDDDRVDRSNLQRQTLFGTDDIGRLKVEAAAAALRRLNPDVTPAPRAVRIDAANAADLLGGADCVLDGSDNFATRLAVADTALQLRIPLVSAAIGAFEGQLAVYRGWEPDRPCYRCFVGSDPDRADISCADQGVLGAMTGTIGSLAAIEVIRTIVPFGDDMAGKLLLADALSMRFRTLTLPKDPGCPACAVT; encoded by the coding sequence CTGACGCTTACCGACCAGCAACTCGATCGCTACGCGCGCCACATCATCCTGCGCGAGATCGGCGGCGGCGGACAGATTCGGCTGCTGGCGGCGCATGTGGTGGTGATCGGCGCCGGCGGTATCGGTTCGCCCGCGCTGCAATATCTCGCCGCCGCCGGGATCGGGCGGCTGACGATCATCGACGACGATCGCGTCGACCGATCGAACCTCCAGCGCCAGACGTTGTTCGGCACCGACGATATCGGGCGGCTAAAGGTCGAAGCCGCGGCAGCGGCGCTGCGCCGGCTGAACCCCGATGTGACCCCGGCGCCGCGCGCGGTCCGGATCGATGCCGCCAACGCCGCCGATCTGCTCGGCGGCGCCGACTGCGTGCTCGACGGCAGCGACAATTTCGCCACCCGGCTTGCGGTCGCCGATACCGCGCTCCAGCTGCGAATCCCGCTGGTATCGGCGGCGATCGGCGCGTTCGAGGGGCAGCTGGCGGTGTATCGCGGCTGGGAGCCCGATCGCCCCTGCTATCGCTGTTTCGTCGGCAGCGACCCCGACCGCGCCGACATCAGCTGCGCCGATCAGGGCGTGCTCGGCGCGATGACCGGGACGATCGGCAGCCTCGCCGCGATCGAGGTGATCCGGACGATCGTGCCCTTCGGCGACGACATGGCGGGCAAGCTATTGCTCGCCGACGCCTTGTCGATGCGGTTCCGAACGCTGACGTTGCCCAAAGACCCAGGCTGCCCCGCTTGTGCGGTGACATAG
- the coaBC gene encoding bifunctional phosphopantothenoylcysteine decarboxylase/phosphopantothenate--cysteine ligase CoaBC has product MKRILLIVGGGIAAYKACELIRLARKAGIGVRCVLTDGGAQFVTPMTLAALSEAPVHTSLWDLKDEAEMGHIQLSREADLVVVVPATADLLARMAAGIADDLATTLLLATDKPVLAAPAMNVRMWQHAATIRNVAQLRADGVGVIEPDEGAMACGEFGPGRLPEPAVILAAIQRALFGETKDDASTSSARTVEQRARSLAGKHVLVTAGPTHEPIDPVRYIANRSSGRQGFAIAQALAERGARVTLVAGPVTLPTPAAVDRVDVETAREMADAVAAALPADAAVMVAAVADWRVEATADQKLKKGTMQPALALVPNPDILATLGASPDRPRLLIGFAAETENVLGHAAAKRTAKHADWIVANDVSGDVMGGDANTVHLVTALGVEQWERLPKATVAARLADRIADALL; this is encoded by the coding sequence ATGAAGCGCATCCTGCTGATCGTCGGCGGCGGCATTGCCGCGTACAAGGCCTGCGAGCTGATCCGGCTCGCGCGCAAGGCCGGGATCGGCGTGCGCTGCGTCCTCACCGACGGCGGCGCGCAGTTCGTCACCCCGATGACGCTCGCGGCCTTGTCCGAGGCCCCGGTCCACACCAGCCTGTGGGATCTGAAGGACGAGGCCGAGATGGGGCATATCCAGCTCAGCCGCGAAGCCGATCTGGTCGTTGTCGTCCCCGCTACCGCCGACCTGCTGGCACGGATGGCAGCGGGGATCGCCGACGATCTGGCGACGACCTTGCTGCTGGCGACCGACAAGCCGGTGCTCGCCGCGCCCGCGATGAACGTGCGGATGTGGCAGCATGCCGCGACGATCCGTAACGTCGCGCAGTTGCGCGCCGACGGCGTGGGCGTGATCGAGCCCGACGAAGGCGCGATGGCGTGCGGCGAGTTCGGTCCGGGGCGGTTGCCCGAGCCGGCGGTGATCCTGGCGGCGATACAGCGCGCACTCTTCGGCGAGACGAAGGACGATGCTTCGACAAGCTCAGCACGAACGGTGGAACAGCGCGCGCGCTCGCTCGCGGGCAAACACGTTCTCGTTACCGCCGGCCCGACGCATGAGCCGATCGACCCCGTCCGCTACATCGCCAACCGTTCGTCGGGCCGCCAGGGCTTCGCGATCGCGCAGGCGCTGGCCGAGCGCGGCGCGCGGGTGACGCTGGTGGCGGGGCCGGTGACCCTCCCCACCCCTGCCGCGGTCGATCGCGTCGATGTCGAGACCGCGCGCGAAATGGCCGATGCGGTCGCCGCCGCGCTCCCCGCCGACGCCGCGGTGATGGTCGCCGCAGTCGCCGACTGGCGGGTCGAGGCGACCGCGGACCAGAAGCTCAAAAAGGGCACGATGCAGCCCGCGCTCGCGCTCGTTCCCAATCCGGATATTCTCGCAACGCTGGGGGCGAGCCCCGACCGCCCGCGCCTGCTGATCGGCTTTGCCGCCGAGACCGAGAATGTCCTCGGCCACGCCGCCGCCAAGCGCACCGCCAAACATGCCGACTGGATCGTCGCCAACGACGTATCGGGCGACGTGATGGGCGGCGACGCCAATACCGTCCACCTCGTGACCGCGCTCGGCGTCGAGCAATGGGAGCGCCTGCCAAAGGCCACCGTTGCAGCGCGGCTAGCCGACAGGATCGCCGATGCGCTGCTCTAG
- the mutM gene encoding bifunctional DNA-formamidopyrimidine glycosylase/DNA-(apurinic or apyrimidinic site) lyase, which translates to MPELPEVETTVRGLRPVLEGRRIVGVRANRPDLRRAMPVDLGQRLTGARVTSLGRRAKYGLIDTDRGDTFVFHLGMSGRWRVDPSEDLIHDHLVLETDEGRRLALNDPRRFGSVDLVPTADIAKWGPFAALGPEPLDEDFTPAHLAAAFADRISPVKALLLDQRTVAGLGNIYVCEALHMAGIAPNRAGGRIATRRIAPLVAAIRDVLVAAIEAGGSTLRDYARPDGELGYFSKQWRVYGREGELCGCGTVIRRRVEGGRSTFFCPQCQR; encoded by the coding sequence ATGCCAGAGCTTCCCGAAGTCGAGACCACGGTGCGTGGGCTGCGCCCCGTGCTCGAGGGGCGGCGGATCGTCGGCGTGCGCGCCAACCGCCCCGATCTGCGCCGCGCGATGCCCGTCGATCTGGGCCAGCGGCTGACCGGCGCGCGGGTCACGTCGCTCGGGCGGCGCGCCAAATATGGCCTGATCGACACCGATCGCGGCGACACCTTCGTCTTTCACCTCGGCATGTCGGGGCGGTGGCGGGTCGATCCGAGCGAGGATTTGATCCACGACCATCTGGTGCTCGAGACCGACGAGGGCAGGCGGCTGGCGCTCAACGATCCGCGGCGCTTCGGGTCGGTCGATCTGGTACCAACCGCCGACATCGCCAAGTGGGGTCCGTTCGCCGCGCTCGGCCCCGAGCCGCTGGACGAGGATTTCACCCCCGCGCATCTGGCGGCGGCGTTCGCCGATCGGATATCGCCGGTGAAGGCGCTGCTCCTCGACCAGCGCACCGTCGCCGGCCTTGGCAACATCTATGTGTGCGAGGCGCTGCACATGGCGGGCATCGCCCCCAACCGCGCCGGCGGGCGAATCGCCACCAGGCGAATCGCGCCGTTGGTCGCGGCGATCCGCGACGTGCTGGTCGCCGCGATCGAAGCCGGCGGCTCAACCTTGCGCGATTATGCACGCCCCGATGGCGAACTCGGCTATTTTTCCAAACAATGGCGCGTTTATGGTCGCGAGGGCGAATTATGCGGCTGCGGCACGGTGATTCGCCGGCGTGTCGAAGGCGGGCGATCGACCTTCTTTTGTCCGCAATGCCAGCGCTAA
- a CDS encoding metallophosphoesterase family protein yields the protein MIQRIFRKTKPKQSRIPEGQRVYAIGDIHGCLAETETLLAKIEHDNAGRPAAETHLIFLGDLMDRGPDSAGVIEKLRTLSLDWATPRFLTGNHEELFLGALAGERDALKVFARAGGRETMQSYGMSPAQFDEATWDDLEAHLPTLVSDEHRAFIEGFETMLVFGDYLFVHAGIRPDVPLDEQRTSDLFWIREPFLSHRGSLSHVVVHGHTVTEAVDERRWRIGIDTGAYGSGRLTAIGLQGTERWFLSTLD from the coding sequence ATGATCCAGCGCATTTTTCGCAAGACCAAGCCCAAGCAAAGCCGGATCCCCGAAGGCCAGCGCGTCTACGCGATCGGCGACATCCATGGCTGTCTGGCCGAGACCGAAACGTTGCTCGCCAAGATCGAGCACGACAATGCCGGGCGTCCTGCCGCCGAGACGCATCTGATCTTCCTGGGCGACCTGATGGATCGCGGTCCCGATTCGGCGGGTGTGATCGAAAAGCTGCGCACCTTGTCGCTCGACTGGGCAACGCCGCGTTTCCTGACGGGCAATCACGAGGAATTGTTCCTCGGCGCGCTGGCGGGCGAACGCGATGCGCTCAAGGTGTTCGCACGCGCCGGCGGGCGCGAGACGATGCAGAGCTACGGCATGTCCCCCGCCCAGTTCGACGAAGCGACCTGGGACGATCTCGAAGCGCATCTGCCGACGCTGGTCTCCGACGAGCATCGCGCGTTCATCGAGGGGTTCGAGACGATGCTGGTGTTCGGCGACTATCTGTTCGTCCATGCCGGCATCCGCCCCGACGTGCCGCTCGACGAGCAGCGGACATCGGACCTGTTCTGGATTCGCGAACCCTTTCTGAGCCATCGCGGTAGCCTCAGCCATGTGGTGGTGCACGGTCATACCGTGACCGAAGCCGTCGACGAGCGGCGCTGGCGGATCGGAATCGACACCGGTGCCTATGGATCGGGCCGGCTCACCGCGATCGGCCTGCAAGGCACCGAGCGATGGTTCCTGTCGACGCTCGACTGA
- a CDS encoding peroxiredoxin: MVPVDARLTDTPPVATEAGALAIIVVTADVERWRAAAAIAQANAALGRRTALYLHEAATGLLAEDDGAIAGMLEMGVRLVACQTGLAALGLALPPEIEAGGLVSFLAETGEERLIAV, from the coding sequence ATGGTTCCTGTCGACGCTCGACTGACCGACACGCCGCCGGTTGCGACCGAGGCCGGCGCGCTGGCGATCATCGTCGTGACCGCCGACGTCGAGCGCTGGCGCGCGGCCGCAGCAATAGCGCAGGCCAATGCCGCGCTCGGACGGCGGACCGCGCTGTATCTTCACGAAGCGGCCACCGGCTTACTCGCCGAGGACGACGGTGCGATCGCGGGCATGCTCGAAATGGGTGTGCGGCTGGTAGCGTGCCAGACCGGCCTCGCCGCGCTCGGCCTGGCGTTGCCGCCCGAGATCGAAGCGGGCGGGCTGGTGTCGTTCCTCGCCGAGACCGGCGAGGAACGACTGATCGCCGTTTAG
- the dnaA gene encoding chromosomal replication initiator protein DnaA: MNEQDEAGRSATLATAWEQVRRNLRAQSGAKVFDQWLKPATLADSSDLDCIRIALPSPFMTNYVKGHYAERLLLEFRTMLPGVRAVSVETLSAAPAPRRVLSEAAPVAAAVAQAVPVTERFAFDPRFTFDRFVADTSNRVALNAAKALADRNPPQFSPLYIHSATGQGKTHLCHAIGHAFQEANPGATAIYMPAERFMFEFVKAVRARDTFSFKERLRGVDLLMIDDLQFIAGKDSTQEECFHTVNEFMTMGKRLVIAADRSPQHLDGVEPRLVSRLGAGLVTDIKPPEFGLRRAILDAKLREMPQVAVPDEVLELLAMRINTNIRELEGALNRLVAYAQLIGETVTMDFALQTLGEVLRGAQRRVTIDDIQKAVSAHFEMKQLDLISDRRAVAVARPRQIAMYLAKRLTTRSLPEIGRKFGNRDHSTVIHAVKRIEDLRGKDREIDGAVRSLMRQLEG, encoded by the coding sequence GTGAACGAGCAAGACGAGGCTGGCCGATCGGCGACACTGGCAACCGCCTGGGAACAGGTGCGTCGTAACCTGCGCGCCCAATCGGGTGCGAAGGTGTTCGACCAGTGGCTCAAGCCCGCGACGCTCGCCGACAGCTCGGACCTCGACTGCATCCGTATCGCGCTGCCGTCGCCGTTCATGACCAACTATGTGAAGGGCCATTATGCCGAGCGGCTACTGCTCGAGTTCCGCACGATGCTACCCGGGGTCCGCGCGGTGTCGGTCGAGACGCTGAGTGCCGCGCCAGCGCCGCGCCGTGTGCTGAGCGAGGCCGCGCCCGTCGCCGCGGCGGTCGCGCAGGCGGTGCCCGTCACCGAGCGATTCGCCTTTGATCCGCGCTTCACCTTCGATCGCTTCGTCGCCGATACCTCGAACCGGGTGGCGCTCAACGCAGCCAAGGCGCTCGCCGACCGCAACCCGCCGCAGTTCAGCCCGCTCTACATCCACAGCGCGACGGGGCAGGGCAAGACGCATCTGTGCCACGCGATCGGTCACGCCTTCCAGGAGGCCAATCCCGGTGCGACAGCGATCTACATGCCGGCCGAGCGGTTCATGTTCGAATTCGTCAAGGCGGTGCGCGCGCGCGACACCTTCAGCTTCAAGGAGCGGCTGCGCGGCGTCGACCTGCTGATGATCGACGACTTGCAGTTCATCGCGGGCAAGGATTCGACGCAGGAGGAATGCTTCCACACCGTCAACGAATTCATGACGATGGGCAAGAGGCTGGTGATCGCCGCCGATCGCTCGCCCCAGCATCTCGACGGGGTCGAGCCGCGGCTGGTCAGCCGATTGGGCGCCGGCCTGGTCACCGACATCAAGCCGCCCGAGTTCGGGCTGCGCCGCGCGATCCTCGACGCCAAGCTGCGCGAGATGCCGCAGGTTGCGGTGCCCGACGAGGTGCTCGAACTGCTGGCGATGCGGATCAACACCAACATCCGCGAGCTCGAAGGCGCGCTCAACCGGCTGGTCGCCTATGCCCAGCTGATCGGCGAGACGGTGACGATGGACTTCGCGCTCCAGACCTTGGGCGAAGTGCTGCGCGGGGCACAGCGCCGCGTGACGATCGACGACATCCAGAAGGCGGTGTCGGCGCATTTCGAGATGAAGCAGCTCGACCTGATTTCCGATCGTCGCGCAGTGGCGGTGGCGCGCCCACGCCAGATCGCGATGTACCTCGCCAAGCGGCTGACGACGCGCAGCCTGCCCGAGATCGGCCGTAAATTCGGCAACCGCGACCATTCGACGGTGATCCACGCGGTGAAGCGGATCGAAGACCTCCGCGGCAAGGATCGGGAGATCGACGGTGCGGTACGCAGCTTGATGCGGCAACTGGAAGGCTGA
- the dut gene encoding dUTP diphosphatase, with product MTALPPIRIALKRLPHGQGLPLPAYATQGAAGMDIVAAETVMLAPGARHAVATGFGIAIPEGYEVQVRPRSGLALKHGITCLNTPGTIDSDYRGEVKVILANLGTEAFEVVRGERIAQLVPAAVQAATVAEVETLDETARGAGGFGSTGR from the coding sequence ATGACCGCCCTTCCCCCGATCCGTATCGCGCTCAAGCGCCTGCCGCACGGCCAGGGCCTGCCGCTGCCGGCCTATGCGACGCAGGGCGCTGCGGGGATGGACATCGTCGCGGCCGAGACGGTCATGCTCGCGCCGGGCGCGCGGCATGCGGTGGCGACCGGCTTCGGAATCGCGATCCCTGAGGGGTATGAGGTGCAGGTCCGTCCGCGCTCGGGGCTAGCGCTCAAGCACGGCATCACCTGCCTCAACACGCCGGGGACGATCGACAGCGACTATCGCGGCGAGGTGAAGGTGATCCTTGCCAATCTGGGCACCGAGGCGTTCGAGGTCGTTCGCGGCGAGCGGATCGCGCAGCTGGTGCCCGCGGCCGTGCAGGCCGCCACCGTCGCCGAGGTCGAGACGCTCGACGAGACCGCACGCGGCGCCGGCGGCTTCGGGTCGACGGGGCGCTGA